TCTCGGGATATGGAAGATGGCGTAAAAGCTGACAATTGCATCGAAGCTACCTGTAGGGAATTCGGTCTCCATTACGTCGGCGATGACGAATTTAGCTGTGGGGACGTTTTTCTTAGCTAAAGCGATCATGTTTGAGGAGATGTCGATCCCAGTGAGGCTGAATGTCCCGGCAAGATGTTGTGCAACCGGGATACCAGCACCACATCCAACATCAAGGATCTTTGCACCAGGCATCAGATGCTCAGTTATCAAGTTGAGTTCCGCTTCAGGTGTGATACGCCTTTGCCCAGCGTAATCCCCCGCACACCGGTTATAGGCGGTCCTTACCAGTTCCCGATAATCAGTTTCTGGATCGTCAGCAATCTTGAATGGCATAGGGTTCCTTTCTACTCTGAGTTATGCGTTCCTCTATCCGGTTCCGACGAGAACAAGCCCTGTGAAGATGATGGCGACCCCAAGGTATTTGGGTGTGTAGCCGGGTTCTTTGAGAAGGAGGATACCGAAAACAGTGCCCAGGGGAATGCTGATCTGGCGAAAAGTAACGGCATAGCTGACATTTGAGACAAAAGCCAGGCTGATCAGCACCAGAGTGTATGCGACGGCCATGCCTGTGCCTGCCTGCAGGGCGCGAGATGCCCGCGTTTTCAGGATTTCCCACATAAGGATGCGACCGCGTTTTTGAAATAGAACCCAAATGCCCAGCCAGAGAGAGGTAATGAGGCCTTCGAAAAAGGCATAGAGAATCGTAGCCTGCCAGCCTGCAATGGGGAGGGCGGGAGTATCTCTGAGGAAGCGCAAAGCCTCGTCGTCGATGATCGAATAACCGGCTGAGGCGAAGGCGGCCATCAATGCAAACAATACCGATGCATTCAGGTAGTTGTCAATATGGAAATCACTCAAATGCTTCATGGGCAGGATAAACATTCCAACGGCAACCAGGGCAATGCCCCAAATGCACTGTATGCTGACCTGATCGGCACGGTCAAACAAAAGCGTCACGATAATGACTACGATGACTGGAGAGGACCGGGCGATGGGGTAGAGGATGGACAGGTCGCCTCTCTGGTAGGCGTTGGCTAACCCGAGGATGTAGATGGTCTGAAAAATACCTGTTACGACGAGCAAGAGCCATACGGAGGTAGGGAATGTGGGAATTGCGAAACCGAATAGGATGAGTGCGGGAATCAGGCACAGAGTCCCGAATGTGTTGACCAGGAGAAAGAAGGCTGAGGACGGGTGTTCCCGCTTACACAACAGGTTCCAGCCCACATGGGTGAAGGCGGAGATGAGGATGAGGATGATGGCGGTGAGGGTCATGGCGGTATTGTAGAAATATCCGAGGTATTCAGGTCCCCGCCAACTCGAATTCACTCTCAAACGCGGTCAGGGATGCCTGCATTTCACTTGCCAGTGCCTTTGAGTTGGACGCTTCCGCCAGGTTCCTGGTTTCCCAGGGATCCGCTTCCATATCGAAGAGCTGGATGACTGGGTCGTCCTCATAGGTAATGAGCTTATGTGTGTTGGTGCGGAGCATCTTACCGCCTCCGGTGGCGTGTGCTACCACAAAATCCCGCCAATCTGGATTTTTACCTTCAGCAATCGCACGCAGGCTGTATCCCCGCATCATGGGAGGTGGCGAGATCCCGGCATAATCACAAACTGTCGGAAAAACATCCACGCCCGATACGAGATGTTCCTGGTCGATCACCTGTTCTCCGATGTGACCGGGCCAACTCATGATAAAGGGCACTCGCGCGGCCTCATCGTATAGAAAGCTCTTAAAGACCATCTTGTGCCGAAGATGCCCGTCCCCATGGTCGGATGTAAGGATCACGACCGTATTGTCCTTAAATGCTGAATTTTCGAGCGCGTCCATGATCAGGCCGATCTGTCCATCCACTTTTTCAATATAGCGGTAGTAGGTCCAGATATAGTGACGATAGAGTTTCTCTTCCCACTTTTCCATACCCGATTCTTCGCCTCGATCTGCCAGTTTTTGATTCCGAGAGCTTATGATTTTTTCCGGTTCCGCCATGTTTGTCTCAAAATTGGGGGGTAAAGGAGGAAGGTCGTCAATCTCGGGGAACGGCATCTTCCCATCGTGCATCGTATGCGTTAGCACGAAAGAGCAGATATCGTGTGGATTCAAGAGTCCGACTGACAGGAAGAAGGGTTCTTTTTCCTGGTAGTTCTGGAGAAATCCGATCGCACTGCGGGTCGAAGCAATGTCTCCGGTCTCGGCCGTATTCCGCGGATCGGGGCAGATATGGTGGAAACTCTGGGCGACATCTCTGCCGGGAATATGCCATTTTCCGCTGTAGTAGGCGTTGTAACCATTTTTGTTCAGCCATTGTCCCAGGTCCGGCATGGACGGAACCATGTTGGCACCATTGGCCACGACTCCGTTTTCGGGGGTGTGGCGCCCGGTAAACCAGCTCGCACGCGCCGGACAGCAGACTGGATTCGCGCTATAGGATTTTGTAAAGCTGATCCCTCTTGCTGCAAGCCGGTCCATACCGGGTGTCTTCACGTCATTGCACCCCAGATGCCCAAGGGCTTCCGCGCTATGCTGGTCGGTCGTAATCAGAAGAATATTCGGTCTCTGTTCCATCGCTTATGACACCTCCCTCTTGAGGATCACTGTCCGACGCGTACTCACCACGAGAAATAATCGGCCATTCGCATCTACATAATAACAGGTGGGAATAACGGATTCTCCGTAGTGGCAATACACATCTGCAGTCACAGCACTTTGATCTGTCGTGATCTCCGATGTCCCGCGATAAATTAGAAACTGGTTTTCCCGGATCATCGAGAATTCTTCTATCAGGTCAAATGCGTGCTTTGCAGTGTCCTTTCTGGCACTTAGTCGCTGGACTGCGTCAAAAAGACACCAGTCGGCGGTATAAGGACCAAGCGTTTTTGAGCGCGCAGGTTCTTTGTTATCCATAAAAAGTCGGCTATTTCGGATTTCTCCTTTCTGGGTGTATTCAACCAGTCCTTTTCCCGCCGTGCTCCCGTTGGAATACTTCAGCGTCCAGGCCTTTGGAGATGTGAGTGCGTTGTTCTCGCAGTGTGCATTAATTTTTGTTGTGTTATCGAACTTCAGGTCCGAGCAGGCGATTCCCAAATGACGGTCTTCACCTTCATTCTTTGCAGAAATCCTGAGTGTAGCCTCAGGTTCGTGAGGCCTGCTCCCTCGCTTCGTCCGAATGTTCATCCAGTAGATGTCGTATGTCTGCTCTCCCGGTGCCTCCGGATCAAAGGTTCCGGCGGGCAAACCGTATTTGTTCAATACCCTCTTTGTGTGGATATATTCCCATGGCTCGGCCATTTCCCCGCTCCTTTGTATGGAAGTCTCTCAATGAAGGACATTCAGATTCTACGACATACTGAAGGGAAGAGCAAGTATCATCTGGTAGGGATTTTGAAGGGTGTTGGAGAACGCTCTATGACCTACTTCGCCGAGCTTGACATGCAAAGGCTAAGTCGCTATTGTATCGGACGCGAATTGTACTGCAGGAGCGACTGATGGAGGACCGACGATGTCGAATGAAAAGCCGAATGTGCTGGTGATTCAGCCCGACCAGCACCGCGGAACGGTGATGGGGTGTGCAGGTGATTCGCAGGTGAAAACACCGAATCTGGACCGCCTTGCGTCGGAGGGGATCCGGTTCTCGCGCTGCGCCTCATCCAGCCCTGTGTGTTCCCCGTTTCGGGGGACGATGCAGACCGGATTGTATTGCCATACCCACGGCGTGGATGTGAACAATATTCTGCTGAATCCCCAGCTGATTACGTTTGCCGATCTGTTTGCGGACGCTGGATACGCCACAGGCTATATCGGGAAGTGGCATCTGGATGGGTTTAAGCCCAGAGGATGGGGTGGATTTATTGAGCCAGGTCCAGGGCGAGCGGGATGGCAGGAATGGCACGGATACCAGAAAGGGCACGAGTTTTTTGAAGTCTGGGACTACAACGAGAATCGCGAGAGGGTGCGGATCAAAGGCTACGACTGGGAGCCGACGTGGCATACGGATATGGCTCTGGACTTTGCAAAACGAAATCGCGACGCCGGTCGCCCCTGGCTCTACTATTTGGGATATGGCCCGCCGCACCAGCCCGAACAGTGCCCGCAGAAGTACCTGGATATGTACGATCCAGATACCTTTGAACTGCCAGACGACGTGAAGGGACGGTTCGGAGACCGGGAACGCGAGCTTCGGTGGCTTTATCAGATGTATTACGGTCAGGTAACGGCAGTGGATGTGGAGATTGGACGTGTGATGGCCGGCCTGGAGGAATTGGGAATAGCAGATAATACGATTGTGGTCTATGTAAGCGATCACGGAGATAAGCTGGGCAGTCACTGCGAACCCGATGACCGCAACTTTCGAGGCAAGGGAAGTCCTTTTGCGACCGCGTTTCGCATCCCGTTCATCGTGCGTTGGCCCGATCGCATCAAACCAAATCAGGTGTGTGACGCGCTGGTGAGCAGCGTGGATCTCACGCCCACGATTCTGGACCTGGCGGGATTGGGAATTCCCGAGGTGATGCAGGGCGACAGTATGGCGAGCTGGTGCCTGGAGGGAAAGGGTGTGGAGAACGACTGTGTATATATGGGACTCCGCGGCGCGACCCAGCCCGATGGATGGCGTGCCGTATGGGATGGCCGCTATGTGTTTTCACCGGGGATTCACAATGTCCTGTATGACCACGAATCCGATCCGTTGGAGATGAAAAATCTCATCGACGCGCCACAGATTTCAGGTGAGAAGAAGCGGCTATCGGAGTTACTCGTACAGATGGCAGAGAAGACAGAAGATCCGATGCTGCAGGAGGTGAAGGGGCTTTGTGGTGTGTGATTCTCCTCTCTAACCGTCATCGCGGCCATACGCACGCTCCCACGCCTTCACCCGTTCAAACAATACGCCTACGCGTTCTTGATATCTTTCATCCCCAATCCGATTATAAAACTCCTTCGGATCCTCCGATAGATCAAAATACTCTCCTGCTTCACCCTGATATACGTTTAACTTTTCCGTCTCTGTCCGAATCATCTGGGTATCACCAATCTGACTGAATATCGCATCCCGCCAATCATCAGGGAGTGGCTCTCCATCCAGCAACGGTTTCAACGACCGTCCGTGTACAGAGTCGGGGACCTCAGCCCCAATCAAATCGCAAATCGTTGGAAACAAATCAATATGTTCTACCATTTCATCCCGCACCCCCGATTGAATTCCTGGATCAGAAATCAACAATGGCACATGCACCGAAGCCTCTCGCATATTAAACTTCAAAAACATCTCATGCTCCCACATCTGGTCGCCGTGATCTGCCGTCCAGATCACAATCGTCTCGTCCCTGATCCCCAACCGATCCAGCGCATCTAAAACCATCCCACAATATCCATCCACAAGTTCAATCATCCCATAATATCCAGCAATTACCTGCCGCAGTTCCACAGGTGTCAGATGCGCCCATTCTCTCCGTTTTCTCAAAATATCGTTGTGGGGCAAGGGGGCATCAGCAGGTGCTTGCTCTGGTAATTCGATTTTTGACTGATCGATCTTTTCATATATCTCTTTGGGCGGATAAAACGGGGGATGAGGCTCCGTAAAACTCGTCCAGGACAGAAATTTCTCTCCTTTGCTAACGGCTTCTTCAATCTGCCGAATCGACTCTGTCGCCACATGATATCCCCAATGCTGCTCCCGACTTCGCGGACTTGGCCCGCCAGATGACCGCCGCAATACGCCCTCATTTTCCCAATCGTATCGGGCCAGCATATTCTCAGGCATTGTCTCGCGCCACATCTGTTGTGTTATTTCTGGCTCATAGCCATTGTCCATATCGGGATCTTTCCAGTGCATATGTCCCAGATGGAATCGGCGATAATTCAGGGATTGTACAGCGTGTGCGATCGTGTACATCCCCGGATAAGGCATTGAGTTATTGGTAAAAACGCCATGTGCATGGACATATTTGCCGGTTGCCAAACTATGCCGCGCTGGCGAACACACAGGCGACTGTGTATAACACTGGTCAAATCGCACACTCTTTTCGGCCAGACGATCGAGATTGGGCGTATGAGCCAGTGGATTCCCCAGGCACCCCAATGCGTCAAATCTGTGATGATCGCTCATCAAAACAAGCACATTCATCGATAAATCTCCTTTCAATCAACTCCTCGTTCGGTTTCTCCATTGGTTCAGAGCGAGGAGCAAGCTGTCTCTGGTTTCGCGGTTCAGACTCTGAGCCAGGTTGTTGCGTTCATACGGGTCGTCCGCCAGATCAAAGCAATGCGTAATGTCATTTTCGTTCCGCTTTGTAACCAGCTTTACGTCACCCCTGATAACACAATCATCTTTGTGTTCGATAAAGACATCGGTTACGGTATCTGGATCTCCGGTCATGCAGGGTAGCAGAGAGCGTCCTTCGGTTTCTCCTGAATTTTCAGCATTGGCCAGATGGAGAATCGTGGCGAATAGATCTACTGTGGATACCGGTTTCTCAATAACGCATTGTGCTGTCCTGGGTACGCGGATGAGCAGGGGTACGCGAACAGACTCATCGAACATAACGCCTTTTCCGAACAAGCCATGACAACCGGCCATATCGCCATGGTCAGATGTGAAGATGACTACAGTATCATTTGCCAGTTCAGTCTTTTCCAGTGTTTTCAATACGCGGCCAAACGCGGTGTCCAACTGAGAGATTTCCCCAAAGTACCGCTTCCTGAATTCTTCAACACCGTAGTCCGCATTCCAGCCCCTGTTCTTGAACCAGGCGTCGCGGTCCGTGTTAGGCGGACCATCCAGTACGGACTTATCATATCGCTGCATGTCGGTCAGGGGAGGCGAACACGGGGGGTGGGGCGCTTGATACGACACGGCCATGAAGAATGGGGATTCCGGGGATGATAGCGATTCCAGTTCCTCGCAGACAATATCTGTCAAGCCATCGGTTTCGTGTCCGCGAAGCTTTATAGCGTTGTCTGGATCATCGTACCAGATCAGTCCGGCGTTGTGATCTACATGGTGGCTTTCCCACCCAATGAAGTGTTGAAAGCCTCCGCGCAGTTCTGGCGGGACCCACCCGTTCTGTTGTTTACCACTCAAATGCCATTTGCCGATATAGTGCGTGTCATAACCTGCCCGGTTCAGACGATGGGCAATGGTCGGCTG
This is a stretch of genomic DNA from Gemmatimonadota bacterium. It encodes these proteins:
- a CDS encoding methyltransferase domain-containing protein gives rise to the protein MPFKIADDPETDYRELVRTAYNRCAGDYAGQRRITPEAELNLITEHLMPGAKILDVGCGAGIPVAQHLAGTFSLTGIDISSNMIALAKKNVPTAKFVIADVMETEFPTGSFDAIVSFYAIFHIPRQEHQDLFRRFAQWLRPGGLLLFTVARYDDGPGYTEDDFFGETMYWSNFGPSTYKKFLTETGFQIEREGTVGSGSKSANAPEEVHPFFFAIKRGGL
- a CDS encoding EamA family transporter, encoding MNSSWRGPEYLGYFYNTAMTLTAIILILISAFTHVGWNLLCKREHPSSAFFLLVNTFGTLCLIPALILFGFAIPTFPTSVWLLLVVTGIFQTIYILGLANAYQRGDLSILYPIARSSPVIVVIIVTLLFDRADQVSIQCIWGIALVAVGMFILPMKHLSDFHIDNYLNASVLFALMAAFASAGYSIIDDEALRFLRDTPALPIAGWQATILYAFFEGLITSLWLGIWVLFQKRGRILMWEILKTRASRALQAGTGMAVAYTLVLISLAFVSNVSYAVTFRQISIPLGTVFGILLLKEPGYTPKYLGVAIIFTGLVLVGTG
- a CDS encoding sulfatase-like hydrolase/transferase, producing MEQRPNILLITTDQHSAEALGHLGCNDVKTPGMDRLAARGISFTKSYSANPVCCPARASWFTGRHTPENGVVANGANMVPSMPDLGQWLNKNGYNAYYSGKWHIPGRDVAQSFHHICPDPRNTAETGDIASTRSAIGFLQNYQEKEPFFLSVGLLNPHDICSFVLTHTMHDGKMPFPEIDDLPPLPPNFETNMAEPEKIISSRNQKLADRGEESGMEKWEEKLYRHYIWTYYRYIEKVDGQIGLIMDALENSAFKDNTVVILTSDHGDGHLRHKMVFKSFLYDEAARVPFIMSWPGHIGEQVIDQEHLVSGVDVFPTVCDYAGISPPPMMRGYSLRAIAEGKNPDWRDFVVAHATGGGKMLRTNTHKLITYEDDPVIQLFDMEADPWETRNLAEASNSKALASEMQASLTAFESEFELAGT
- a CDS encoding sulfatase, coding for MSNEKPNVLVIQPDQHRGTVMGCAGDSQVKTPNLDRLASEGIRFSRCASSSPVCSPFRGTMQTGLYCHTHGVDVNNILLNPQLITFADLFADAGYATGYIGKWHLDGFKPRGWGGFIEPGPGRAGWQEWHGYQKGHEFFEVWDYNENRERVRIKGYDWEPTWHTDMALDFAKRNRDAGRPWLYYLGYGPPHQPEQCPQKYLDMYDPDTFELPDDVKGRFGDRERELRWLYQMYYGQVTAVDVEIGRVMAGLEELGIADNTIVVYVSDHGDKLGSHCEPDDRNFRGKGSPFATAFRIPFIVRWPDRIKPNQVCDALVSSVDLTPTILDLAGLGIPEVMQGDSMASWCLEGKGVENDCVYMGLRGATQPDGWRAVWDGRYVFSPGIHNVLYDHESDPLEMKNLIDAPQISGEKKRLSELLVQMAEKTEDPMLQEVKGLCGV
- a CDS encoding sulfatase-like hydrolase/transferase — encoded protein: MNVLVLMSDHHRFDALGCLGNPLAHTPNLDRLAEKSVRFDQCYTQSPVCSPARHSLATGKYVHAHGVFTNNSMPYPGMYTIAHAVQSLNYRRFHLGHMHWKDPDMDNGYEPEITQQMWRETMPENMLARYDWENEGVLRRSSGGPSPRSREQHWGYHVATESIRQIEEAVSKGEKFLSWTSFTEPHPPFYPPKEIYEKIDQSKIELPEQAPADAPLPHNDILRKRREWAHLTPVELRQVIAGYYGMIELVDGYCGMVLDALDRLGIRDETIVIWTADHGDQMWEHEMFLKFNMREASVHVPLLISDPGIQSGVRDEMVEHIDLFPTICDLIGAEVPDSVHGRSLKPLLDGEPLPDDWRDAIFSQIGDTQMIRTETEKLNVYQGEAGEYFDLSEDPKEFYNRIGDERYQERVGVLFERVKAWERAYGRDDG
- a CDS encoding sulfatase-like hydrolase/transferase translates to MIHRPNILFIFPDQLSARWLPCYGNHLIHAPNLSQFAEKNAQFNRAYTNVPLCTPYRACLLTGQYPSQTGVTGNGMRLPVNQPTIAHRLNRAGYDTHYIGKWHLSGKQQNGWVPPELRGGFQHFIGWESHHVDHNAGLIWYDDPDNAIKLRGHETDGLTDIVCEELESLSSPESPFFMAVSYQAPHPPCSPPLTDMQRYDKSVLDGPPNTDRDAWFKNRGWNADYGVEEFRKRYFGEISQLDTAFGRVLKTLEKTELANDTVVIFTSDHGDMAGCHGLFGKGVMFDESVRVPLLIRVPRTAQCVIEKPVSTVDLFATILHLANAENSGETEGRSLLPCMTGDPDTVTDVFIEHKDDCVIRGDVKLVTKRNENDITHCFDLADDPYERNNLAQSLNRETRDSLLLALNQWRNRTRS